The Danio aesculapii chromosome 8, fDanAes4.1, whole genome shotgun sequence genome window below encodes:
- the LOC130233182 gene encoding peroxisome biogenesis factor 10-like has protein sequence MPLVPANQPQLIRSCQKDEYYQNNLTNNANELFHTFAGSRRWLQWRKEIELLSDLAYYVLTTLSGYQTLGEEYVSIIQVDPSKRRIPSRMRRTALICFHTFVPYLLDKVLICVENELEAEAPQNTRRTWNPLSHMRFWIQRAVGLLTDSQRKSLIPLVFALQQGITLLYRLHVALFYTTGAFYHIAKRAAGVRYLRVGNASGDDPRISHSYRLLGGLSVLQLAITLTLQFNNLRQRQRARHEWKQQRNLLPSHPVSQSSSRTSRCILCLEERRNTTSTPCGHLFCWECITEWCNTKNECPLCREKFQPHRLVYLRSYK, from the exons ATGCCTCTTGTTCCTGCGAACCAGCCGCAGCTGATCCGCTCCTGTCAGAAGGATGAATACTACCAGAACAACCTGACAAACAACGCCAATGAGCTCTTCCACACCTTTGCTG GTTCAAGACGTTGGCTTCAGTGGAGAAAGGAAATTGAATTATTATCTGATCTGGCCTACTATGTCCTTACAACTTTATCAG GATATCAGACTCTGGGTGAGGAGTACGtcagcatcatccaagtggaccCAAGCAAAAGGCGAATCCCTTCACGAATGCGCCGGACGGCACTTATCTGCTTTCACACGTTTGTGCCTTATCTTTTGGACAAGGTCTTAATCTGTGTTGAGAATGAGCTGGAAGCTGAAGCACCTCAGAACACACGCAGAACCTGGAACCCGTTATCGCACATGCGGTTCTGGATCCAGAGAGCTGTGGGGCTGCTGACGGATTCTCAGAGGAAGTCTTTGATTCCGCTTGTTTTTGCCCTGCAGCAGGGAATCACACTGCTGTACAGGCTACACGTGGCGCTCTTTTACACCACTGGAGCCTTTTACCACATTGCTAAAAGAGCTGCAGGTGTTCGTTAT CTAAGAGTGGGAAATGCGTCCGGCGATGACCCCAGGATCAGTCACAGTTACCGTCTGCTGGGTGGCCTGTCTGTTCTGCAGCTGGCCATCACTCTCACACTGCAGTTCAACAACCTCAGGCAACGACAGAGAGCTCGGCATGAGTGGAAACAGCAAAGAAACCTGCTCCCTAG TCATCCGGTCAGTCAGTCGTCATCTCGCACTTCACGCTGTATCTTGTGTTTGGAGGAGCGCAGAAACACCACCAGCACTCCCTGCGGCCATCTCTTCTGCTGGGAGTGCATTACCGAGTGGTGCAATACCAAG AATGAATGCCCGCTGTGTCGAGAGAAATTCCAGCCTCACAGATTGGTTTATTTGAGAAGCTACAAGTAG